A part of Amycolatopsis camponoti genomic DNA contains:
- a CDS encoding type I polyketide synthase, protein MTDESKLVDYLKRVTATLQETRERLREVEAADAEPIAIVAMGCRYPGDVRSPEDLWTLVAEGRDAIGPFPTDRGWGLDSMFDADPDSPGTSYVSEGGFIHDVAQFDAPFFGVSPREALAMDPQQRLVLELAWETFERGGIAPHSLAKQQVGVFLGSGDQDYYDELPPSVLAGEVQDYLSTGNAGSVISGRIAYALGLEGPAITIDTACSSSLVALHLAVQALRQRDCALALAGGVMVMSRPGPFVAFSRQRGLAADGRCKPFSDSADGTGWAEGAGTLLLERLSDARRNGHPVLAVVRGSAVNSDGASNGLTAPNGPSQQRVIRQALANAQLSASDVDAVEGHGTGTTLGDPIEAQALLATYGQDRDRPLWLGSIKSNIGHAQGAAGVGGVIKMVQAMRNGLLPKTLHVTEPTTEVDWTAGNVELLTEERSWEAGSTPRRAGVSSFGVSGTNAHVIIEEAPAIDVEDVTPSWPADVPVPWPLSGHGAAALKAQAARLSEVEASALDIGFSLATSRSPLSHRAVVFDGKAGLAAVEAGELVEGQTAFLFSGQGAQRAGMGAELAAAFPVFATALDEVCAELDQHLDRPLKTVVFDKPRLINQTGYTQPALFAIEVALFRLLSSWGIKPDFLLGHSVGELAAAHVAGVLSLADACTLVAARAKLMQALPTGGAMVALRATEDEVTPHLTEDVSIAAINGPDSVVLSGTEDAVTAVVARFEGRKSSKLKVSHAFHSPLMEPMLAEFAEVARTLTYSEPTIPLVSNVSGSIAGAEIATPEYWVSHVRAAVRFHDGLTALSDQGVSRFVEVGPDGVLSALTQQATDAVVVPVLRKDRPEPRAALTALAELYVSGLNPDWAAVFDGRGARRADLPPYAFQRKRYWLDARANRDEVTAAGLTSAGHPLLGAAIALADTDGVVLTGRLSLETHAWLDGHRLGDVATMPGTAFLELAIRAGDQVGCGRIEELTLGSPLVVPDRTGVQVQVTVGAADENGVRPVQIHSRPEDTGEPWVLHAGGTVAPQTHRGTELTEWPPAGAEPVAIDGIYDDFADTGLTYGPLFRSLRAVFKRGREVFAEVALPEDSDAERFGLHPAALDACTHALRVAGGGDGGVGRVPFCWTGVELHATGASALRVRFTPTTEDGFAVDLADTTGAPVATVAETVFRAFTAPVAAEAPLYRIEWQRIPAESTVDASAAEVFECAGTDTHELTHSVLAALQNWLAEEHPADARLVVVTRGAVAAAGGVSDLAASAAWGLVRSAQEENPDTFVLLDLDAESTAAEVLPQVLGTGEPQAAVRFGTVLVPRLVRTAAAAEPAYFHPGGTVLVTGASGAIGGALVRHLARQHDVRRFLLVSRRSTPELESLGAELDVHVDIALCDVADRAALAAVLAAIPAEHPLTSVVHAAGVLDDGVITALTPERVDTVLRPKVDGALNLHELTRDTALSAFVLFSSVSGVLGAPGQGGYAAANAFLDGLAAHRVAHGLPALSLGWGLWGEVGGMGGTLSAAEVARLGAGGVVPLSTSDALDLFDRALASRQAAVVPVKLDLPALRKLDRIPKTLEELTGRPTRRVAAGTPTVADSFATRLLALPEADRADAVLELVRGHAATVLGYGGAHEIEPSAQFQSLGFDSLTAIELRNGLTAATGQRLPATLIFDHPTPSALATHLLTELVGAPDQVVTVASAAHDEPIAIVGMACRLPGGVTSPEQLWELVANGRDAIGDFPADRGWDVDGLLDPTGRRPGTTYVARGGFVHDAGDFDATFFGVSPKEAPAIDPQQRLLLEACWEALERSGIDPTSLKGSPTGVYAGVQYHDYVGANSAGSIVTGRVSYTLGLEGPAVSVDTACSSSLVAMHMAAQALRGGDCTLALAGGVTVMATPETFVEFSRQKGLAADGRCKVFSDDADGTTWSEGVGVVVLERLSDARRLGHPVLAVLKGSAVNQDGTSNGLTAPNGPAQQRVIRAALADAGITAADVDAVEAHGTGTKLGDPIEVQALLATYGKETSADRPLWIGSVKSNLGHTQAAAGAAGVIKMVMAMSQGELPATLHVGRPSTEIDWSSGSVRALVEPVKWLPNGHIRRAGVSSFGVSGTNAHVILEEGDRREVTAGHDYEGPVAWPVSGRGAAALRARAEQLMSYVDEDPEGSLADIGFSLATTRSAFDRRAVLIGSRSPQFVRGLAALVDEEEARGVVSGIATAGGRTAFLFAGQGAQRVGMGARLAEQFPAFAAAYDEVCAEVDRHLDRPIRSVTDELDETRYTQPALFALEVALFRLVRAWGVKPDVLVGHSIGEIAAAHCAGVLSLADAAKLVVARGALMQALPTGGAMVAIEATPEEVRDDSVDIAAVNGPNSVVISGAADAVAAVAAKFERTKQLKVSHAFHSRLMDPMLEEFRAIAAELTYASPRIPVISTVAEGADLTSPEYWVQQVREGVRFADAVTRAAAEGVNRFLELGPDTTLAAMTAACFDERPEVLASMLHKENDEAVAALTGVAQLHVSGVDVDWAAIYEPTDARPVAVPTYPFQRQRFWLESTTGSVSQEDHPLLGSALELAGAEGLLFSGRLSVGTHPWLADHVVGGAILFPGTGFVEMAIRAGDEAGCPRLDELTLEYPLVVPERTGVRVQFALDAPGADGTRAFSVHSRPEGSAAAWTRHATGKLAKAGKAADFDLTAWPPAGAEQVNLEGTYEELAADGLAYGPAFRGLVAAWKRDGEAFAEIRLPASVSDVDRYGVHPAVLDAALHTIGVSGAAGSEPALPFAWEGVRLHAVGATTLRVHVRPVGTGAVALDVADGAGAPVASVESLLLRPMSAVPQAAQTGGGDSLFRVAWEPAELDAVAEVTDWSVLGDDAFGLTEALCAQAGATGHAVLPVAGDDLHAELHRVLGLLQSWLAGPGESLIVVTRGAVATEAGENPDPVGAAVAGLVRSAQAEHPDRITLVDLGAGTPAGRTLAAVAASDEPQVALRAGAVLVPRLAKAADAVAAPVWDPEGTVLVTGATGALGSAVAKHLVAEHGVRNLLLVSRRGADAPGAAELAALDADVTIAACDVADRDAVAALLAGIPAEAPLRGVVHAAGVLDDGILTSLTPDRLDTVLRPKADAASVLDELTRDLDLTAFVLFSSAAGVLGAPGQGSYAAANAFLDALAVRRRAEGLPGTSLAWGLWAGGMGEALEGADTHHIGITALSTEDGLRLLDSTAGAAEALLVPIALDTRVLASSGDDDLPAVLRGLAGTPGRRAAQDAAEDTETLARKLAGLPVAKRVPTVLTLVRTHAAALLGHAGPEAVEPDRSFNEVGFDSLSATGFRNKLSLVTGLKLPVSLIFDYPTPRILAEHLVGELAPAEVEVVEETVTEQGVRDALAGIPLEKLRAAGLLDGLLELAGVRLPEEEETEAVEEATIDDLDTDALISMAIGGGDDD, encoded by the coding sequence CCGTCGGTGCTCGCCGGTGAAGTGCAGGACTACCTGAGCACCGGCAACGCCGGCTCGGTCATCTCCGGCCGGATCGCCTACGCACTGGGCCTGGAAGGCCCGGCCATCACGATCGACACGGCCTGCTCGTCTTCGCTGGTCGCGCTGCACCTGGCCGTGCAGGCCCTGCGCCAGCGCGACTGCGCGCTGGCGCTCGCCGGCGGCGTGATGGTGATGTCGCGCCCGGGCCCGTTCGTCGCCTTCAGCCGCCAGCGCGGGCTCGCCGCCGACGGCCGCTGCAAGCCGTTCTCCGACAGCGCCGACGGCACCGGCTGGGCCGAGGGCGCGGGCACCCTCCTGCTGGAGCGCCTGTCCGACGCGCGCCGCAACGGCCACCCCGTCCTCGCCGTCGTGCGTGGGTCCGCGGTCAACTCCGACGGCGCGTCCAACGGCCTCACCGCTCCCAACGGGCCGTCCCAGCAGCGCGTCATCCGCCAGGCACTGGCGAACGCGCAGCTCTCGGCGTCCGATGTGGACGCCGTCGAAGGACACGGCACCGGCACCACGCTCGGCGACCCGATCGAGGCGCAGGCCCTGCTCGCCACCTACGGCCAGGACCGCGACCGTCCCTTGTGGCTCGGTTCGATCAAGTCGAACATCGGGCACGCCCAGGGCGCGGCCGGCGTCGGCGGCGTGATCAAGATGGTGCAGGCCATGCGGAACGGCCTGTTGCCGAAGACCCTGCACGTCACCGAGCCGACCACCGAGGTCGACTGGACGGCCGGGAACGTCGAGCTGCTGACCGAGGAACGTTCGTGGGAGGCGGGCTCGACGCCGCGTCGCGCGGGTGTGTCGTCGTTCGGGGTGAGCGGCACCAACGCGCACGTGATCATCGAGGAAGCGCCCGCCATCGACGTCGAGGACGTCACGCCGAGCTGGCCCGCGGACGTGCCGGTCCCGTGGCCCCTCTCCGGGCACGGTGCCGCCGCGCTGAAGGCGCAGGCAGCCCGACTGTCCGAGGTGGAGGCCTCGGCACTCGACATCGGGTTCTCGTTGGCGACGTCACGCTCGCCGCTGAGCCACCGTGCGGTGGTGTTCGACGGCAAGGCGGGTCTCGCGGCCGTGGAAGCCGGCGAGCTGGTCGAAGGGCAGACCGCGTTCCTGTTCTCCGGTCAGGGCGCGCAGCGGGCCGGCATGGGGGCCGAGCTGGCCGCCGCGTTCCCGGTCTTCGCCACCGCGCTGGACGAGGTCTGCGCCGAGCTGGACCAGCACCTCGACCGTCCACTGAAGACGGTCGTGTTCGACAAGCCGCGCCTGATCAACCAGACCGGCTACACCCAGCCCGCGCTGTTCGCGATCGAGGTCGCGCTGTTCCGGCTGCTGTCGTCGTGGGGCATCAAGCCCGACTTCCTGCTCGGCCACTCGGTCGGCGAGCTGGCCGCCGCGCACGTCGCCGGGGTGCTGTCCCTGGCCGACGCCTGCACGCTGGTCGCGGCCCGGGCGAAGCTGATGCAGGCGCTGCCCACCGGGGGCGCGATGGTCGCGCTGCGGGCGACCGAGGACGAGGTCACGCCGCACCTCACCGAAGACGTCAGCATCGCCGCGATCAACGGCCCGGACTCGGTTGTGCTGTCCGGTACCGAAGACGCCGTCACCGCCGTGGTCGCGCGGTTCGAAGGCCGCAAGTCGTCGAAGCTCAAGGTGTCGCACGCGTTCCACTCGCCGCTGATGGAGCCGATGCTGGCCGAGTTCGCCGAGGTCGCGCGCACGCTCACCTACTCCGAGCCCACGATCCCCTTGGTGTCCAACGTCTCCGGCTCGATCGCCGGGGCCGAGATCGCCACGCCGGAGTACTGGGTCTCGCACGTCCGCGCGGCCGTCCGGTTCCACGACGGGCTCACCGCGCTCAGCGACCAGGGCGTCTCGCGGTTCGTCGAGGTCGGGCCGGACGGCGTGCTGTCCGCGCTCACCCAGCAGGCGACGGACGCCGTGGTCGTGCCGGTCCTGCGCAAGGACCGTCCCGAACCGCGGGCGGCGCTCACGGCGCTGGCCGAGCTGTACGTCAGCGGCCTGAACCCGGACTGGGCCGCGGTGTTCGACGGCCGTGGCGCCCGGCGCGCCGACCTGCCGCCGTACGCCTTCCAGCGCAAGCGCTACTGGCTCGACGCCCGCGCCAACCGCGACGAGGTGACCGCGGCCGGCCTGACGTCCGCCGGGCACCCGCTGCTCGGCGCGGCCATCGCGCTCGCCGACACCGACGGCGTCGTCCTCACCGGCCGCCTGTCGCTCGAGACGCACGCCTGGCTGGACGGGCACCGGCTCGGCGACGTCGCCACCATGCCCGGCACGGCCTTCCTGGAGCTGGCCATCCGCGCCGGCGACCAGGTCGGCTGCGGCCGGATCGAAGAACTGACGCTCGGCAGCCCCCTGGTCGTCCCGGACCGCACCGGCGTCCAGGTGCAGGTGACGGTCGGTGCCGCGGACGAGAACGGCGTCCGCCCGGTGCAGATCCACTCGCGCCCCGAAGACACCGGCGAGCCGTGGGTGCTGCATGCCGGCGGGACCGTCGCGCCGCAGACCCACCGCGGCACCGAACTGACCGAATGGCCGCCCGCGGGCGCCGAGCCCGTCGCGATCGACGGCATCTACGACGACTTCGCCGACACCGGCCTCACCTACGGCCCGCTCTTCCGCTCGCTGCGCGCCGTCTTCAAGCGCGGCCGCGAGGTGTTCGCCGAGGTCGCCCTGCCCGAGGACAGCGACGCCGAGCGCTTCGGCCTCCACCCGGCCGCGCTCGACGCCTGCACGCACGCACTGCGCGTCGCGGGCGGGGGAGACGGCGGAGTCGGCCGCGTCCCGTTCTGCTGGACCGGCGTCGAGCTGCACGCCACCGGCGCCTCCGCGCTGCGGGTGCGGTTCACCCCGACCACCGAGGACGGCTTCGCGGTCGACCTCGCCGACACGACCGGCGCGCCGGTCGCCACCGTCGCCGAGACCGTGTTCCGTGCGTTCACCGCGCCGGTCGCGGCCGAGGCGCCGCTCTACCGGATCGAATGGCAGCGAATCCCCGCTGAGTCCACTGTGGACGCATCCGCCGCCGAGGTCTTCGAGTGCGCGGGCACCGACACCCACGAACTGACCCACAGTGTGCTGGCCGCGCTGCAGAACTGGCTCGCCGAGGAGCACCCGGCGGACGCGCGCCTGGTCGTCGTCACCCGCGGAGCCGTTGCCGCCGCCGGGGGCGTCAGCGACCTCGCCGCCTCAGCGGCTTGGGGACTCGTGCGCTCGGCGCAGGAGGAGAACCCGGACACGTTCGTGCTGCTGGACCTGGACGCGGAAAGCACCGCGGCCGAGGTCCTGCCCCAGGTCCTCGGGACCGGGGAACCCCAAGCCGCCGTCCGCTTCGGCACGGTGCTCGTCCCGCGCCTGGTGCGCACCGCGGCGGCCGCCGAACCGGCGTACTTCCACCCGGGCGGCACCGTGCTGGTCACCGGCGCGTCCGGCGCGATCGGCGGCGCGCTCGTCCGGCACCTGGCGCGGCAGCACGACGTCCGGCGCTTCCTGCTGGTCAGCCGCCGCAGCACGCCCGAGCTGGAGAGCCTGGGTGCCGAGCTGGACGTCCACGTCGACATCGCGCTCTGCGACGTCGCCGACCGTGCCGCCCTCGCCGCGGTGCTGGCCGCGATCCCCGCCGAGCACCCGCTCACGTCCGTGGTGCACGCCGCCGGCGTCCTCGACGACGGCGTCATCACCGCGCTGACGCCCGAGCGCGTCGACACCGTGCTGCGGCCGAAGGTCGACGGCGCGCTCAACCTGCACGAACTCACCCGCGACACGGCGCTCTCGGCGTTCGTGCTGTTCTCGTCGGTCTCCGGCGTCCTCGGCGCTCCGGGCCAGGGCGGGTACGCCGCCGCGAACGCGTTCCTCGACGGCCTCGCCGCCCACCGCGTCGCGCACGGCCTGCCCGCGCTGTCGCTGGGCTGGGGCCTGTGGGGCGAGGTCGGCGGTATGGGCGGCACCCTGTCCGCCGCCGAGGTCGCCCGCCTCGGCGCGGGTGGCGTCGTGCCACTGTCCACTTCGGACGCTCTGGACCTGTTCGACCGCGCGCTGGCCTCCCGCCAGGCCGCCGTCGTGCCGGTGAAGCTCGACCTGCCGGCGTTGCGGAAGCTGGACCGGATCCCGAAGACCCTGGAGGAACTGACCGGACGGCCGACCCGGCGCGTCGCGGCCGGAACGCCGACCGTGGCCGACTCGTTCGCCACCCGCCTGCTGGCCCTGCCGGAGGCGGACCGGGCCGACGCCGTCCTCGAGCTGGTCCGCGGCCACGCCGCCACCGTGCTCGGCTACGGCGGTGCGCACGAGATCGAGCCGTCCGCGCAGTTCCAGTCGCTCGGCTTCGACTCGCTCACCGCGATCGAGCTGCGCAACGGCCTCACGGCGGCGACCGGGCAGCGGCTGCCCGCGACCCTGATCTTCGACCACCCGACGCCGTCGGCGCTGGCCACCCACCTGCTCACCGAGCTGGTGGGCGCGCCGGACCAGGTCGTCACCGTGGCGTCCGCGGCGCACGACGAGCCCATCGCGATCGTCGGCATGGCCTGCCGGCTGCCCGGCGGGGTCACCTCGCCCGAGCAGCTGTGGGAGCTGGTCGCCAACGGCCGGGACGCCATCGGCGACTTCCCCGCCGACCGCGGCTGGGACGTCGACGGCCTGCTCGACCCGACCGGCCGCCGTCCCGGGACCACCTATGTCGCCCGCGGCGGGTTCGTCCACGACGCCGGCGACTTCGACGCGACGTTCTTCGGCGTCTCGCCGAAGGAAGCCCCGGCCATCGACCCGCAGCAGCGGCTCCTGCTGGAAGCCTGCTGGGAGGCCCTCGAGCGCTCGGGCATCGACCCGACGTCGCTCAAGGGCAGCCCGACCGGCGTCTACGCGGGCGTCCAGTACCACGACTACGTGGGCGCGAACAGCGCCGGCTCGATCGTCACCGGCCGGGTGTCCTACACGCTCGGCCTGGAGGGCCCGGCGGTCAGCGTCGACACGGCGTGCTCGTCTTCGCTGGTCGCGATGCACATGGCCGCCCAGGCCCTGCGCGGCGGCGACTGCACGCTGGCGCTGGCCGGTGGCGTCACCGTGATGGCGACGCCGGAGACGTTCGTCGAGTTCAGCCGTCAGAAGGGACTGGCCGCCGACGGCCGCTGCAAGGTCTTCTCCGACGACGCTGACGGCACCACCTGGTCCGAGGGCGTCGGCGTGGTCGTGCTGGAACGGCTCTCCGACGCCCGCCGCCTCGGTCACCCGGTGCTCGCGGTGCTCAAGGGCAGCGCGGTCAACCAGGACGGCACGTCCAACGGCCTCACCGCTCCCAACGGCCCCGCTCAGCAGCGCGTCATCCGGGCGGCGCTGGCCGACGCGGGCATCACCGCGGCCGACGTCGACGCCGTCGAGGCCCACGGCACCGGTACGAAGCTGGGCGACCCGATCGAGGTCCAGGCCCTGCTGGCCACCTACGGCAAGGAGACCTCGGCCGACCGTCCGCTGTGGATCGGGTCGGTCAAGTCGAACCTCGGCCACACGCAGGCCGCGGCCGGCGCGGCCGGGGTGATCAAGATGGTCATGGCCATGAGCCAGGGCGAGCTGCCCGCGACGCTGCACGTCGGCCGTCCGTCCACCGAGATCGACTGGTCGTCCGGCTCGGTCCGGGCCCTGGTGGAGCCGGTGAAGTGGCTGCCCAACGGGCACATCCGCCGGGCCGGCGTCTCGTCGTTCGGCGTCAGCGGCACCAACGCCCACGTCATCCTGGAGGAGGGTGACCGCCGGGAAGTCACCGCCGGGCACGACTACGAAGGCCCGGTCGCCTGGCCGGTGTCCGGTCGCGGCGCCGCCGCGCTGCGGGCGCGGGCCGAGCAGCTGATGTCCTATGTGGACGAAGATCCGGAGGGCAGCCTCGCCGACATCGGGTTCTCGCTGGCCACCACGCGCAGCGCGTTCGACCGGCGTGCGGTGCTGATCGGCAGCCGGTCGCCGCAGTTCGTCCGCGGTCTCGCCGCGCTGGTCGACGAAGAGGAGGCGCGCGGAGTCGTCAGCGGTATCGCGACGGCGGGCGGGCGCACGGCGTTCTTGTTCGCGGGCCAGGGTGCGCAGCGCGTCGGCATGGGGGCCCGGCTCGCGGAGCAGTTCCCGGCCTTCGCGGCCGCGTACGACGAGGTCTGCGCGGAAGTCGACCGGCACCTGGACCGTCCGATCCGCTCGGTCACCGACGAGCTGGACGAGACCCGCTACACCCAGCCCGCGCTGTTCGCGCTGGAGGTCGCGCTGTTCCGCCTGGTGCGGGCGTGGGGCGTCAAGCCGGACGTCCTCGTCGGCCACTCGATCGGTGAGATCGCCGCGGCCCACTGCGCCGGAGTGCTCTCTTTGGCGGACGCGGCCAAGCTGGTGGTCGCCCGGGGTGCGCTGATGCAGGCTCTGCCGACCGGCGGCGCGATGGTGGCGATCGAAGCGACGCCGGAGGAAGTTCGCGACGACAGCGTCGACATCGCCGCGGTCAACGGGCCGAACTCCGTCGTGATCTCGGGCGCGGCCGACGCCGTGGCCGCGGTGGCGGCGAAGTTCGAGCGCACCAAGCAGCTGAAGGTGTCGCACGCGTTCCACTCCCGCCTGATGGACCCGATGCTCGAGGAGTTCCGCGCGATCGCCGCGGAGCTGACCTACGCGTCGCCGCGGATCCCGGTCATCTCGACGGTCGCCGAGGGCGCCGACCTGACCTCCCCGGAGTACTGGGTCCAGCAGGTGCGCGAAGGCGTCCGGTTCGCCGACGCGGTCACCCGCGCCGCGGCCGAGGGCGTCAACCGGTTCCTGGAGCTGGGTCCGGACACCACGCTCGCCGCGATGACGGCCGCGTGCTTCGACGAACGGCCGGAGGTCCTGGCGTCCATGCTGCACAAGGAGAACGACGAAGCCGTCGCCGCGCTGACCGGCGTCGCGCAGCTGCACGTCAGCGGCGTCGACGTCGACTGGGCCGCGATCTACGAGCCCACCGACGCCCGGCCGGTCGCCGTGCCGACCTACCCGTTCCAGCGGCAGCGCTTCTGGCTGGAGAGCACCACCGGATCGGTGAGCCAGGAGGACCACCCGCTGCTCGGGTCGGCGCTGGAACTGGCCGGCGCCGAGGGACTGCTGTTCTCCGGACGGCTGTCCGTGGGCACCCACCCGTGGCTGGCCGACCACGTCGTCGGCGGCGCGATCCTGTTCCCCGGTACGGGGTTCGTCGAGATGGCGATCCGCGCGGGCGACGAGGCGGGCTGCCCGCGGCTGGACGAGCTGACCCTGGAGTACCCGCTGGTCGTGCCGGAGCGGACCGGCGTCCGCGTCCAGTTCGCCCTCGACGCCCCGGGCGCCGACGGCACCCGCGCGTTCAGCGTCCACTCGCGTCCCGAAGGCTCGGCGGCCGCGTGGACGCGGCACGCCACCGGCAAGCTCGCCAAGGCGGGCAAGGCGGCGGACTTCGACCTGACGGCCTGGCCGCCCGCCGGTGCCGAGCAGGTCAACCTGGAGGGCACCTACGAGGAGCTGGCCGCCGACGGCCTGGCCTACGGTCCGGCGTTCCGCGGGCTCGTCGCGGCCTGGAAGCGCGACGGCGAGGCGTTCGCCGAGATCCGGCTCCCGGCTTCGGTGTCCGATGTGGACCGTTACGGCGTCCACCCGGCCGTGCTCGACGCCGCGCTGCACACCATCGGCGTCTCCGGCGCGGCCGGGTCCGAACCGGCCCTGCCCTTCGCGTGGGAAGGCGTGCGGCTGCACGCCGTCGGCGCGACGACCCTGCGCGTCCACGTCCGCCCGGTCGGCACCGGTGCGGTCGCGCTGGACGTCGCCGACGGGGCCGGCGCCCCGGTCGCGTCCGTGGAATCGCTGCTGCTGCGCCCGATGTCCGCCGTTCCGCAGGCCGCGCAGACCGGCGGGGGCGACTCGCTGTTCCGCGTCGCCTGGGAGCCGGCCGAGCTGGACGCGGTCGCCGAAGTCACCGACTGGTCCGTGCTGGGCGACGACGCCTTCGGCCTCACCGAGGCCCTTTGCGCCCAGGCGGGGGCAACCGGCCACGCTGTGCTCCCGGTGGCCGGCGACGACCTGCACGCCGAACTGCACCGCGTGCTCGGCCTGCTGCAGTCCTGGCTGGCCGGACCGGGGGAGTCGCTGATCGTCGTGACCCGCGGTGCGGTGGCCACCGAGGCGGGGGAGAACCCCGACCCGGTCGGGGCCGCGGTGGCCGGCCTGGTCCGCTCGGCGCAGGCCGAGCACCCGGACCGGATCACCCTCGTCGACCTCGGCGCGGGCACCCCGGCGGGCCGGACGCTCGCCGCGGTGGCGGCGTCCGACGAGCCGCAGGTCGCCCTTCGGGCCGGTGCGGTCCTGGTGCCGCGGCTGGCCAAGGCGGCCGACGCGGTCGCGGCCCCGGTGTGGGACCCCGAAGGCACGGTCCTGGTCACCGGCGCCACCGGCGCGCTGGGCTCGGCCGTGGCGAAGCACCTGGTCGCCGAGCACGGCGTGCGGAACCTGCTGCTGGTCAGCCGCCGAGGCGCCGACGCGCCGGGGGCGGCCGAACTGGCCGCGCTCGACGCGGACGTCACGATCGCCGCTTGCGACGTCGCCGACCGCGACGCCGTCGCCGCACTGCTGGCCGGGATCCCGGCGGAAGCGCCGCTGCGGGGGGTGGTGCACGCCGCCGGTGTCCTCGACGACGGCATCCTGACGTCGCTGACCCCGGACCGCCTGGACACGGTGCTGCGGCCGAAGGCCGACGCGGCGTCGGTCCTCGACGAACTGACCCGGGACCTGGACCTGACCGCGTTCGTGCTGTTCTCCTCGGCCGCCGGCGTCCTCGGCGCCCCAGGACAGGGCAGCTACGCCGCGGCCAACGCGTTCCTCGACGCTCTCGCCGTCCGGCGCCGGGCCGAAGGTCTCCCGGGCACGTCGCTCGCGTGGGGCCTGTGGGCCGGTGGCATGGGCGAGGCCCTGGAAGGCGCGGACACGCACCACATCGGGATCACGGCGCTGTCCACTGAGGACGGACTGCGGCTGCTGGACTCGACGGCCGGTGCCGCGGAAGCGCTGCTGGTGCCGATCGCGCTGGACACCCGGGTGCTGGCGTCGTCCGGTGACGACGACCTGCCCGCCGTCCTGCGCGGGTTGGCGGGCACACCCGGCCGGCGCGCGGCGCAGGACGCGGCCGAGGACACCGAGACACTGGCCCGCAAGCTGGCGGGCCTGCCGGTGGCCAAGCGCGTCCCGACCGTGCTGACGCTGGTGCGCACGCACGCCGCCGCCCTGCTCGGCCACGCCGGGCCGGAGGCGGTGGAACCGGATCGCTCGTTCAACGAGGTCGGCTTCGACTCGCTGTCCGCCACCGGGTTCCGCAACAAGCTCAGCCTCGTCACCGGCCTGAAGCTGCCGGTGAGCCTGATCTTCGACTACCCGACCCCGCGGATCCTCGCCGAGCACCTGGTCGGCGAACTCGCGCCGGCCGAGGTCGAGGTCGTCGAGGAAACCGTTACCGAGCAAGGGGTTCGCGACGCGCTGGCGGGCATCCCGCTGGAGAAGCTGCGCGCCGCGGGGCTCCTGGACGGGCTGTTGGAGCTGGCCGGAGTGCGTCTGCCCGAAGAAGAAGAGACCGAAGCCGTCGAAGAGGCCACGATCGACGACCTCGACACCGACGCCCTGATCAGCATGGCGATCGGCGGTGGGGACGACGACTAG
- a CDS encoding ATP-binding cassette domain-containing protein, translating into MVTGYAIEARGLRKSYGDVDVLEGVDLSVQRGTMFALLGPNGAGKTTTVRILSTLLDADAGTVTINGHDLGGPKRKVREQIGLTGQDTAVDELLTGRENLRMMARLFHLATAEAKTRTTELLTQFDLTEAADRQVKTYSGGMRRRLDLAISLITSPPVLFLDEPTTGLDPRSRSAMWDAIRELLDGGTTILLTTQYLEEADQLADRIAVIDKGRVVAEGTAAELKRKVGTERLKLTFATAAEAERAYGITGGVLIDDTVSVAIDQPGQVRRVLNQVADAGFETTGLELSEPTLDDVFHTLTGTAGEKR; encoded by the coding sequence ATGGTCACCGGCTACGCAATCGAAGCACGGGGGCTGCGCAAGTCCTATGGCGACGTGGACGTCCTGGAAGGCGTCGACCTGAGTGTCCAGCGCGGCACGATGTTCGCGCTGCTGGGCCCGAACGGCGCCGGGAAGACCACGACGGTGCGGATCCTGAGCACCCTGCTGGACGCCGACGCCGGCACCGTGACCATCAACGGCCACGACCTCGGCGGGCCCAAGCGCAAGGTGCGGGAGCAGATCGGCCTCACCGGGCAGGACACCGCGGTCGACGAGCTGCTCACCGGCCGCGAAAACCTGCGGATGATGGCTCGGCTGTTCCACCTCGCCACGGCCGAGGCGAAGACCCGCACCACCGAGCTGCTCACCCAGTTCGACCTGACCGAAGCCGCCGACCGCCAGGTCAAGACCTACTCCGGGGGCATGCGCCGCCGGCTCGACCTGGCCATCAGCCTGATCACCTCGCCGCCGGTGCTGTTCCTCGACGAGCCCACCACCGGCCTCGACCCGCGCAGCCGCTCGGCGATGTGGGACGCGATCCGCGAGCTGCTCGACGGCGGCACCACGATCCTGCTCACCACGCAGTACCTCGAAGAGGCCGACCAGCTGGCCGACCGGATCGCGGTGATCGACAAGGGCCGCGTCGTCGCCGAGGGCACCGCGGCCGAGCTGAAGCGCAAGGTCGGGACCGAGCGGCTGAAGCTCACCTTCGCCACCGCCGCCGAAGCGGAGCGCGCGTACGGCATCACCGGCGGCGTGCTGATCGACGACACGGTCAGCGTCGCCATCGACCAGCCCGGCCAGGTCCGGCGGGTGCTGAACCAGGTCGCCGACGCGGGTTTCGAGACCACCGGCCTCGAGCTGTCCGAGCCGACCCTGGACGACGTTTTCCACACCCTTACCGGAACCGCGGGAGAGAAGCGATGA